A stretch of Antennarius striatus isolate MH-2024 chromosome 6, ASM4005453v1, whole genome shotgun sequence DNA encodes these proteins:
- the camkk1b gene encoding calcium/calmodulin-dependent protein kinase kinase 1b isoform X2 → MTTDTVCRPELDPEGHSELADLVAAMNVAVNRITPPNGYRCCPTRTTASNRAKLSDRKLSLQERGSRIARQPTIETKRVSITDADDCVQLNQYKLNKEIGKGSYGVVRLAYNEDSEQYYAMKVVSKKKLMRQCGFLRRPSPQGSNVQQDPFPKAVLPLDKVYKEIAILKKLDHHNVVKLIEVLDDPDEDGLHMVFELMPKGPVMEVPTDEPFIEEQARFYFIDVILGIEYLHYHKIIHRDIKPSNLLLGDDGHVKIADFGVSNEFEGTDAHLSSTAGTPAFMAPEMITEHEQSFTGKALDVWAMGVTLYCFVFGKCPFYDEYIVSLHNKIKSKPVEFPEIPPIRNDLRELIQRMLDKNPVTRITIPEIKLNPWVTENGSNPLPLEEDHCTAVEVSEEEVQNSVKLITSLSTVILVKSMLRKRSFSNPFECQGRRAERSMSAPGGLLTKEGSRDGELEDLYEDDAFTEYTE, encoded by the exons ATGACCACAGACACCGTCTGCAGGCCGGAGCTGGACCCAGAGGGTCACAGCGAACTGGCCGACTTGGTGGCGGCCATGAACGTGGCCGTGAACCGCATAACGCCACCCAATGGCTACAGGTGCTGTCCCACGAGGACCACGGCCTCTAACAGAGCCAAACTGTCTGACAGGAAGCTGTCCTTGCAGGAGAGAGGGAGCCGAATCGCTCGACAGCCCACCATCGAAACCAAACGCGTGTCCATCACAGACGCTGAT GATTGTGTGCAGCTCAACCAGTACAAGCTGAACAAAGAAATTGGAAAG GGTTCCTATGGAGTGGTGCGACTAGCTTATAATGAAGACTCAGAGCAGTACTAT GCAATGAAAGTCGTTTCAAAGAAGAAGCTGATGAGACAGTGTGGATTTCTAC GACGCCCATCTCCTCAAGGTTCAAACGTGCAGCAGGATCCGTTCCCGAAAGCCGTGTTGCCCCTGGACAAAGTTTACAAGGAGATTGCCATCCTGAAGAAACTGGACCACCATAATGTTGTTAAACTAATTGAG GTGCTTGATGATCCTGATGAAGATGGACTCCATATGG TCTTCGAACTGATGCCAAAAGG CCCGGTGATGGAGGTTCCAACAGATGAGCCTTTCATAGAGGAGCAGGCTCGCTTTTACTTTATAGATGTCATCCTGGGAATAGAGTACT TGCACTACCACAAGATCATCCACAGGGACATCAAGCCCTCCAACCTGCTGCTGGGTGATGACGGTCACGTTAAGATCGCCGACTTTGGAGTGAGCAACGAGTTTGAGGGGACGGACGCCCACCTGTCGAGCACGGCAGGGACGCCAGCGTTCATGGCCCCCGAGATGATAACGGAACACGAGCAGAGCTTCACGGGAAAG GCGTTGGATGTGTGGGCGATGGGAGTCACACTCTACTGCTTTGTCTTTGGCAAG TGTCCTTTTTATGACGAATACATCGTCTCTCTACACAACAAGATCAAGAGCAAACCTGTGGAGTTTCCAGAGAT ACCTCCAATAAGAAATGACTTGAGGGAGCTCATTCAGAGGATGCTGGATAAAAACCCTGTAACAAGAATCACCATCCCTGAAATCAAG CTCAATCCGTGGGTGACAGAGAATGGCTCGAATCCTCTTCCTCTGGAGGAGGATCACTGCACGGCGGTGGAGGTCAGTGAGGAGGAGGTTCAGAATAGCGTCAAACTCATCACCAGCCTTTCCACTGTG ATTCTGGTGAAGTCCATGCTGAGGAAGCGATCCTTCAGTAATCCCTTTGAGTGTCAGGGCCGGCGGGCGGAGAGGTCCATGTCTGCCCCTGGAGGTCTTCTTAC GAAAGAGGGGAGCAGAGATGGAGAGCTGGAGGACTTGTATGAAGATGATGCTTTTACAGAGTACACAGAATAA
- the LOC137596700 gene encoding dicarboxylate carrier UCP2-like, with the protein MADGRTEALEPSAAVKVFSAGSAGCVADLVTFPLDTAKVRLQIQGETKPLDGTRYRGVFGTIFTMVKTEGPRSLYSGLVAGLHRQMSFASVRIGLYDTMKQLYTRGSDNVGIGTRLLAGCTTGAMAVSFAQPTDVVKVRFQAQVRRPQSSSVTRYSSTFDAYRTIARDEGVRGLWKGCLPNIARNCIVNCSELVTYDIIKEFILKHNLMTDNMPCHFTAGFAAGFCTTLVASPVDVVKTRYMNSVPGQYSGGMNCAITMLVNEGPTSFYKGFMPSFLRLGSWNIVMFVSYEQIKRAVVYLQS; encoded by the exons ATGGCTGATGGAAGAACTGAAGCCCTGGAGCCGTCAGCTGCTGTCAAAGTCTTCTCAGCTGGATCAGCTGGTTGTGTAGCTGACTTGGTCACTTTCCCACTGGACACAGCCAAAGTCAGACTGCAG ATTCAAGGTGAGACCAAACCTTTGGATGGAACAAGATACAGAGGTGTGTTTGGGACCATCTTCACCATGGTGAAGACCGAGGGCCCCAGGAGTCTGTACAGCGGCCTAGTGGCGGGCCTGCACAGGCAGATGAGCTTTGCCTCCGTCCGCATCGGCCTGTACGACACCATGAAGCAGCTGTACACCAGGGGGTCAGACA ATGTAGGGATCGGAACACGGCTGCTGGCGGGCTGCACCACGGGAGCCATGGCTGTGTCCTTCGCTCAGCCCACTGACGTTGTGAAGGTGAGGTTTCAGGCTCAGGTCCGCCGGCCTCAGAGCTCGTCTGTGACGAGGTACAGCAGCACGTTTGACGCCTACAGGACCATTGCCAGGGATGAAGGCGTCAGAGGACTCTGGAAAG GCTGTCTTCCAAACATTGCTCGGAACTGCATTGTGAATTGCTCTGAGTTGGTGacctatgacatcatcaaagaGTTCATTCTGAAGCACAACCTGATGACGG ACAACATGCCCTGTCACTTCACAGCAGGGTTTGCGGCGGGGTTCTGCACCACGCTTGTAGCGTCTCCGGTGGATGTGGTAAAAACACGCTACATGAACTCCGTGCCCGGGCAGTACAGCGGTGGTATGAACTGTGCCATCACCATGCTGGTTAATGAGGGACCCACATCTTTTTACAAGGG gtTTATGCCCTCATTTCTTCGCCTTGGATCCTGGAACATTGTGATGTTTGTAAGCTACGAGCAGATCAAGAGAGCTGTGGTGTATCTTCAGAGCTGA
- the camkk1b gene encoding calcium/calmodulin-dependent protein kinase kinase 1b isoform X1, with the protein MTTDTVCRPELDPEGHSELADLVAAMNVAVNRITPPNGYRCCPTRTTASNRAKLSDRKLSLQERGSRIARQPTIETKRVSITDADDCVQLNQYKLNKEIGKGSYGVVRLAYNEDSEQYYAMKVVSKKKLMRQCGFLRRPSPQGSNVQQDPFPKAVLPLDKVYKEIAILKKLDHHNVVKLIEVLDDPDEDGLHMVFELMPKGPVMEVPTDEPFIEEQARFYFIDVILGIEYLHYHKIIHRDIKPSNLLLGDDGHVKIADFGVSNEFEGTDAHLSSTAGTPAFMAPEMITEHEQSFTGKALDVWAMGVTLYCFVFGKCPFYDEYIVSLHNKIKSKPVEFPEIPPIRNDLRELIQRMLDKNPVTRITIPEIKLNPWVTENGSNPLPLEEDHCTAVEVSEEEVQNSVKLITSLSTVILVKSMLRKRSFSNPFECQGRRAERSMSAPGGLLTGCWGLLGSSPLLHPSLRKEGSRDGELEDLYEDDAFTEYTE; encoded by the exons ATGACCACAGACACCGTCTGCAGGCCGGAGCTGGACCCAGAGGGTCACAGCGAACTGGCCGACTTGGTGGCGGCCATGAACGTGGCCGTGAACCGCATAACGCCACCCAATGGCTACAGGTGCTGTCCCACGAGGACCACGGCCTCTAACAGAGCCAAACTGTCTGACAGGAAGCTGTCCTTGCAGGAGAGAGGGAGCCGAATCGCTCGACAGCCCACCATCGAAACCAAACGCGTGTCCATCACAGACGCTGAT GATTGTGTGCAGCTCAACCAGTACAAGCTGAACAAAGAAATTGGAAAG GGTTCCTATGGAGTGGTGCGACTAGCTTATAATGAAGACTCAGAGCAGTACTAT GCAATGAAAGTCGTTTCAAAGAAGAAGCTGATGAGACAGTGTGGATTTCTAC GACGCCCATCTCCTCAAGGTTCAAACGTGCAGCAGGATCCGTTCCCGAAAGCCGTGTTGCCCCTGGACAAAGTTTACAAGGAGATTGCCATCCTGAAGAAACTGGACCACCATAATGTTGTTAAACTAATTGAG GTGCTTGATGATCCTGATGAAGATGGACTCCATATGG TCTTCGAACTGATGCCAAAAGG CCCGGTGATGGAGGTTCCAACAGATGAGCCTTTCATAGAGGAGCAGGCTCGCTTTTACTTTATAGATGTCATCCTGGGAATAGAGTACT TGCACTACCACAAGATCATCCACAGGGACATCAAGCCCTCCAACCTGCTGCTGGGTGATGACGGTCACGTTAAGATCGCCGACTTTGGAGTGAGCAACGAGTTTGAGGGGACGGACGCCCACCTGTCGAGCACGGCAGGGACGCCAGCGTTCATGGCCCCCGAGATGATAACGGAACACGAGCAGAGCTTCACGGGAAAG GCGTTGGATGTGTGGGCGATGGGAGTCACACTCTACTGCTTTGTCTTTGGCAAG TGTCCTTTTTATGACGAATACATCGTCTCTCTACACAACAAGATCAAGAGCAAACCTGTGGAGTTTCCAGAGAT ACCTCCAATAAGAAATGACTTGAGGGAGCTCATTCAGAGGATGCTGGATAAAAACCCTGTAACAAGAATCACCATCCCTGAAATCAAG CTCAATCCGTGGGTGACAGAGAATGGCTCGAATCCTCTTCCTCTGGAGGAGGATCACTGCACGGCGGTGGAGGTCAGTGAGGAGGAGGTTCAGAATAGCGTCAAACTCATCACCAGCCTTTCCACTGTG ATTCTGGTGAAGTCCATGCTGAGGAAGCGATCCTTCAGTAATCCCTTTGAGTGTCAGGGCCGGCGGGCGGAGAGGTCCATGTCTGCCCCTGGAGGTCTTCTTAC TGGTTGTTGGGGCTTACTGGGGTCTTCGCCTCTGCTTCATCCTTCCTTGAG GAAAGAGGGGAGCAGAGATGGAGAGCTGGAGGACTTGTATGAAGATGATGCTTTTACAGAGTACACAGAATAA